The DNA sequence CCCGCGGAGCGGGATGATCGAACAAGTGAACCGTGAGCTCGTCGAACGGTAACGATCGAACAAGCGCAGCGATCGAACGCTTATTCCTCCCAGCCTTCAAACCGGTAAAGATCTCATTAATCAGGTCGTGGCTAGCCTGTCCCGCCGCCGGGAAAAGCCTCTCCTACGAACTCGTTTTTGAGACCTGATAACTGATAACCGATAACCCGGCGGAGCCGCAGGCGCAGCCGACCGCCTCCTACCCTTCCACCCTCACATAGCCATCCAGAATGACCAGTCTGCCGTTGAAAGCCTTGATGCGCAGTGTTCTCACTTTATTGCCGCTGCCCTCGATGTGCAACACCGCAGGTTCGGCCAACCCCTTGGGATTGAAGTGGATAGTCACCTGGCCAGCAGTCCTGGTGTCCTGTCCAGGAATCTCTACATCCACAAATCTGACGCCGCTTTCCAGGCTTCTCTTCCTGGTGTGGCCTGCATCCGCATTGCCAGTGCCTGCCGCCAGCCAGTAACTGTTGTTGTCCAGGTCCACAACCAGCTTCCAGGGACGTCCCTCCACCATGGCCTGGCTGCGGGCGTACGATACAGCTCCAGCAAGTCTCCTGGCACTGGTCTGCAGACTGTTCCGGAAAATAAGAGATGAG is a window from the Deltaproteobacteria bacterium genome containing:
- a CDS encoding GspH/FimT family pseudopilin; the protein is MADNLTTWSIGAFMIQHRDCCAGFTLIELTVVLLILTIALGLVLPEASSLIFRNSLQTSARRLAGAVSYARSQAMVEGRPWKLVVDLDNNSYWLAAGTGNADAGHTRKRSLESGVRFVDVEIPGQDTRTAGQVTIHFNPKGLAEPAVLHIEGSGNKVRTLRIKAFNGRLVILDGYVRVEG